The following are encoded together in the Primulina tabacum isolate GXHZ01 chromosome 18, ASM2559414v2, whole genome shotgun sequence genome:
- the LOC142532831 gene encoding polyadenylation and cleavage factor homolog 4-like isoform X1 → MDNLSRFQNPMPISNGSFNKIPPNRNDAVGMRPSPQIILDRFREMVREREEELGFFGGLGEEAVSPLSMDEIVRFYEVVLSELTFNSKPTITDLTMIAGEQRAHAKGISEAICSRIIEVPVDQKLPALYLLDSIVKNIGKGYISYFSAHLPEVFCEAYAQVHPNMNPAMRHLFGTWSAVFPVSVLRKIEEQLQFSPSVSGQSPILNSLRAAESPRPTHGIHVNPKYLEARRQFGDSTVGAEGASLTGGANRATSGVDAIKKSLPSTAKIMRSSTYRTGHTGSLVPSLDEFSINNSPRRVAVGPSPSRLGINYGLSEEESSEWQMRNWQGKSNHHLKTSAAYNHNNDVHLRGPRALISAYGIDEREKKMSSKRQRVEQLDANVIDSKGTLRTWLNTEEEEFDWEDMTPSNTSAPLLGHGAMNKIAGVLPNVAGPTDFIGHIPPPNLPPQHAQSHLNANGGGSFLENRSNFASSYKRPPILGDFSISDGISGGSSNVVSKLSSTRDSPAPEIRPDAAAALINSPYPVRLSSSHIVTPSAALPPQLQSRGQFGTVNSWTHLSGITSMSHLNMPQIPSQSPGLVPLNLQRHAPVSFLQHNFLPSQEFRPNLLLPSTASVPSQAKVPPPNYGYLQGHGPSIGLASSNLVPGGRPPNSGAVGPLSTLFSSLVAQGVISLTKQDSVVVDFDPDSLKMRHESAITALYGDLPRQCTTCGLRFKSQEEHSKHMDWHVSRNRTLKTRKTKPSPKWFVSVSMWLHGAEALGTEAVPGFLPAENTVEKEETKELAVPADEDQNACALCGERFDDFYSDEMEEWMYKGAVYMYSPAGSTVGMDRSQLGPIVHAKCKSDSNGIPPEDFTRVEGELVEEGGPKKKLRS, encoded by the exons ATGGACAATCTTTCAAGATTTCAGAATCCTATGCCTATCAGCAACGGAAGTTTTAACAAGATACCACCAAATCGAAATGATGCCGTTGGCATGAGACCCTCGCCGCAGATAATTCTGGATCGATTTAGGGAAATGGTGAGGGAGAGGGAGGAAGAACTTGGGTTTTTTGGTGGTCTCGGTGAAGAAGCAGTTTCACCTTTAAGTATGGATGAAATTGTACGGTTTTATGAGGTCGTTCTATCAGAGCTTACATTTAATTCCAAGCCCACAATCACTGATCTCACTATGATTGCGGGTGAGCAGAGGGCGCATGCAAAGGGGATTTCTGAAGCTATTTGTTCCCGGATTATCGAG GTTCCTGTCGATCAAAAGCTGCCTGCCTTATACCTTTTGGACAGTATTGTGAAGAACATAGGTAAAGGATATATTTCATACTTCTCTGCCCACTTGCCTGAG GTTTTTTGTGAGGCCTATGCTCAAGTCCACCCCAATATGAACCCTGCAATGCGCCATCTTTTTGGTACATGGTCAGCTGTGTTCCCTGTGTCAGTACTTCGCAAGATTGAGGAACAGTTACAGTTTTCCCCTTCTGTAAGTGGTCAATCTCCTATATTGAATTCTTTGAGAGCTGCTGAATCTCCTCGACCTACACATGGAATACATGTGAACCCTAAATATTTGGAAGCACGGCGGCAGTTTGGTGATTCAACT GTTGGAGCTGAAGGTGCAAGCTTAACTGGTGGTGCAAACCGTGCAACTTCCGGTGTTGATGCGATAAAGAAGTCTCTGCCATCAACGGCCAAGATCATGCGGTCCTCTACTTATAGAACTGGGCATACCGGGTCATTAGTGCCTTCACTTGATGAATTTAGCATCAATAATTCTCCAAGGAGAGTTGCTGTTGGGCCCTCACCATCTAGGTTGGGGATTAATTATGGCCTCAGTGAGGAGGAAAGCAGTGAATGGCAAATGAGAAATTGGCAGGGAAAATCCAATCATCATCTTAAAACTTCTGCTGCGTATAACCATAATAATGATGTTCATCTTCGAGGTCCTAGAGCTTTGATTAGTGCCTATGGAATTGATGAAAGGGAGAAAAAAATGAGCTCCAAACGTCAAAGAGTAGAGCAGTTGGACGCCAATGTTATTGATTCGAAGGGAACTCTTAGGACGTGGCTAAACACCGAAGAAGAAGAATTTGATTGGGAAGATATGACCCCGTCAAACACTAGTGCTCCGTTG CTTGGTCATGGAGCAATGAACAAGATTGCTGGAGTCCTGCCAAATGTTGCTGGCCCTACCGATTTTATAGGCCATATCCCCCCTCCTAATTTACCACCACAGCATGCTCAGAGTCATTTAAATGCCAACGGAGGTGgttcatttttagaaaatagaAGCAATTTTGCTTCTAGTTATAAAAGGCCCCCGATATTAGGTGATTTCTCAATATCAGATGGGATTTCTGGTGGGTCCTCAAATGTTGTATCCAAGCTTAGTTCTACTCGTGACTCTCCAGCTCCTGAGATTCGACCTGATGCTGCTGCAGCTTTAATTAATTCACCATATCCTGTGAGGTTGTCGAGTTCACACATTGTAACCCCAAGTGCTGCTCTTCCCCCACAATTGCAAAGCAGGGGTCAGTTTGGCACAGTTAATTCTTGGACACATTTGAGTGGAATTACAAGCATGTCACATTTGAACATGCCTCAAATTCCCAGTCAGAGTCCTGGATTAGTTCCTTTAAATCTCCAACGTCATGCACCAGTTTCTTTTCTACAACATAATTTTTTGCCATCTCAGGAGTTTAGACCAAATTTGCTCCTGCCTTCTACTGCCTCAGTCCCATCACAGGCAAAAGTACCACCTCCAAACTATGGATACTTACAAGGTCATGGTCCGTCTATTGGTTTGGCCTCTTCTAATCTAGTTCCCGGTGGGCGTCCACCTAACTCTGGAGCCGTGGGGCCGCTTTCGACTTTATTTAGTTCTTTAGTGGCTCAAGGTGTGATATCATTGACAAAGCAG GATTCTGTTGTAGTGGATTTTGATCCAGACAGTCTCAAGATGCGGCATGAATCTGCAATAACTGCTTTATATGGTGATCTGCCCAGGCAATGCACCACATGTGGTCTTCGATTCAAGAGCCAAGAAGAGCACAGCAAGCATATGGATTGGCATGTTAGCAGGAATAGGACATTAAAAACCCGTAAAACAAAGCCTTCTCCCAAGTGGTTTGTAAGTGTAAGTATGTGGCTTCATGGTGCGGAGGCATTGGGGACAGAAGCAGTTCCAGGTTTTTTGCCTGCTGAGAACACCGTTGAAAAGGAGGAGACCAAAGAACTGGCTGTTCCTGCTGATGAGGACCAGAATGCTTGTGCATTATGCGGAGAgcgttttgatgatttttacaGTGATGAGATGGAAGAATGGATGTATAAGGGGGCTGTGTACATGTATTCACCGGCTGGGTCAACAGTAGGAATGGACAGATCGCAGTTAGGTCCCATAGTGCATGCTAAATGCAAGTCTGACTCTAATGGGATTCCACCTGAAGATTTTACAAGAGTTGAAGGG GAATTGGTTGAAGAAGGTGGTCCAAAGAAAAAGCTGAGGAGCTAG
- the LOC142532831 gene encoding polyadenylation and cleavage factor homolog 4-like isoform X3, translating into MWLKDFRFSDIYLFQVPVDQKLPALYLLDSIVKNIGKGYISYFSAHLPEVFCEAYAQVHPNMNPAMRHLFGTWSAVFPVSVLRKIEEQLQFSPSVSGQSPILNSLRAAESPRPTHGIHVNPKYLEARRQFGDSTVGAEGASLTGGANRATSGVDAIKKSLPSTAKIMRSSTYRTGHTGSLVPSLDEFSINNSPRRVAVGPSPSRLGINYGLSEEESSEWQMRNWQGKSNHHLKTSAAYNHNNDVHLRGPRALISAYGIDEREKKMSSKRQRVEQLDANVIDSKGTLRTWLNTEEEEFDWEDMTPSNTSAPLLGHGAMNKIAGVLPNVAGPTDFIGHIPPPNLPPQHAQSHLNANGGGSFLENRSNFASSYKRPPILGDFSISDGISGGSSNVVSKLSSTRDSPAPEIRPDAAAALINSPYPVRLSSSHIVTPSAALPPQLQSRGQFGTVNSWTHLSGITSMSHLNMPQIPSQSPGLVPLNLQRHAPVSFLQHNFLPSQEFRPNLLLPSTASVPSQAKVPPPNYGYLQGHGPSIGLASSNLVPGGRPPNSGAVGPLSTLFSSLVAQGVISLTKQDSVVVDFDPDSLKMRHESAITALYGDLPRQCTTCGLRFKSQEEHSKHMDWHVSRNRTLKTRKTKPSPKWFVSVSMWLHGAEALGTEAVPGFLPAENTVEKEETKELAVPADEDQNACALCGERFDDFYSDEMEEWMYKGAVYMYSPAGSTVGMDRSQLGPIVHAKCKSDSNGIPPEDFTRVEGELVEEGGPKKKLRS; encoded by the exons ATGTGGCTTAAAGACTTCCGATTCTCTGATATTTATCTCTTCCAGGTTCCTGTCGATCAAAAGCTGCCTGCCTTATACCTTTTGGACAGTATTGTGAAGAACATAGGTAAAGGATATATTTCATACTTCTCTGCCCACTTGCCTGAG GTTTTTTGTGAGGCCTATGCTCAAGTCCACCCCAATATGAACCCTGCAATGCGCCATCTTTTTGGTACATGGTCAGCTGTGTTCCCTGTGTCAGTACTTCGCAAGATTGAGGAACAGTTACAGTTTTCCCCTTCTGTAAGTGGTCAATCTCCTATATTGAATTCTTTGAGAGCTGCTGAATCTCCTCGACCTACACATGGAATACATGTGAACCCTAAATATTTGGAAGCACGGCGGCAGTTTGGTGATTCAACT GTTGGAGCTGAAGGTGCAAGCTTAACTGGTGGTGCAAACCGTGCAACTTCCGGTGTTGATGCGATAAAGAAGTCTCTGCCATCAACGGCCAAGATCATGCGGTCCTCTACTTATAGAACTGGGCATACCGGGTCATTAGTGCCTTCACTTGATGAATTTAGCATCAATAATTCTCCAAGGAGAGTTGCTGTTGGGCCCTCACCATCTAGGTTGGGGATTAATTATGGCCTCAGTGAGGAGGAAAGCAGTGAATGGCAAATGAGAAATTGGCAGGGAAAATCCAATCATCATCTTAAAACTTCTGCTGCGTATAACCATAATAATGATGTTCATCTTCGAGGTCCTAGAGCTTTGATTAGTGCCTATGGAATTGATGAAAGGGAGAAAAAAATGAGCTCCAAACGTCAAAGAGTAGAGCAGTTGGACGCCAATGTTATTGATTCGAAGGGAACTCTTAGGACGTGGCTAAACACCGAAGAAGAAGAATTTGATTGGGAAGATATGACCCCGTCAAACACTAGTGCTCCGTTG CTTGGTCATGGAGCAATGAACAAGATTGCTGGAGTCCTGCCAAATGTTGCTGGCCCTACCGATTTTATAGGCCATATCCCCCCTCCTAATTTACCACCACAGCATGCTCAGAGTCATTTAAATGCCAACGGAGGTGgttcatttttagaaaatagaAGCAATTTTGCTTCTAGTTATAAAAGGCCCCCGATATTAGGTGATTTCTCAATATCAGATGGGATTTCTGGTGGGTCCTCAAATGTTGTATCCAAGCTTAGTTCTACTCGTGACTCTCCAGCTCCTGAGATTCGACCTGATGCTGCTGCAGCTTTAATTAATTCACCATATCCTGTGAGGTTGTCGAGTTCACACATTGTAACCCCAAGTGCTGCTCTTCCCCCACAATTGCAAAGCAGGGGTCAGTTTGGCACAGTTAATTCTTGGACACATTTGAGTGGAATTACAAGCATGTCACATTTGAACATGCCTCAAATTCCCAGTCAGAGTCCTGGATTAGTTCCTTTAAATCTCCAACGTCATGCACCAGTTTCTTTTCTACAACATAATTTTTTGCCATCTCAGGAGTTTAGACCAAATTTGCTCCTGCCTTCTACTGCCTCAGTCCCATCACAGGCAAAAGTACCACCTCCAAACTATGGATACTTACAAGGTCATGGTCCGTCTATTGGTTTGGCCTCTTCTAATCTAGTTCCCGGTGGGCGTCCACCTAACTCTGGAGCCGTGGGGCCGCTTTCGACTTTATTTAGTTCTTTAGTGGCTCAAGGTGTGATATCATTGACAAAGCAG GATTCTGTTGTAGTGGATTTTGATCCAGACAGTCTCAAGATGCGGCATGAATCTGCAATAACTGCTTTATATGGTGATCTGCCCAGGCAATGCACCACATGTGGTCTTCGATTCAAGAGCCAAGAAGAGCACAGCAAGCATATGGATTGGCATGTTAGCAGGAATAGGACATTAAAAACCCGTAAAACAAAGCCTTCTCCCAAGTGGTTTGTAAGTGTAAGTATGTGGCTTCATGGTGCGGAGGCATTGGGGACAGAAGCAGTTCCAGGTTTTTTGCCTGCTGAGAACACCGTTGAAAAGGAGGAGACCAAAGAACTGGCTGTTCCTGCTGATGAGGACCAGAATGCTTGTGCATTATGCGGAGAgcgttttgatgatttttacaGTGATGAGATGGAAGAATGGATGTATAAGGGGGCTGTGTACATGTATTCACCGGCTGGGTCAACAGTAGGAATGGACAGATCGCAGTTAGGTCCCATAGTGCATGCTAAATGCAAGTCTGACTCTAATGGGATTCCACCTGAAGATTTTACAAGAGTTGAAGGG GAATTGGTTGAAGAAGGTGGTCCAAAGAAAAAGCTGAGGAGCTAG
- the LOC142532831 gene encoding polyadenylation and cleavage factor homolog 4-like isoform X2, which produces MDNLSRFQNPMPISNGSFNKIPPNRNDAVGMRPSPQIILDRFREMVREREEELGFFGGLGEEAVSPLSMDEIVRFYEVVLSELTFNSKPTITDLTMIAGEQRAHAKGISEAICSRIIEVPVDQKLPALYLLDSIVKNIGKGYISYFSAHLPEVFCEAYAQVHPNMNPAMRHLFGTWSAVFPVSVLRKIEEQLQFSPSVGAEGASLTGGANRATSGVDAIKKSLPSTAKIMRSSTYRTGHTGSLVPSLDEFSINNSPRRVAVGPSPSRLGINYGLSEEESSEWQMRNWQGKSNHHLKTSAAYNHNNDVHLRGPRALISAYGIDEREKKMSSKRQRVEQLDANVIDSKGTLRTWLNTEEEEFDWEDMTPSNTSAPLLGHGAMNKIAGVLPNVAGPTDFIGHIPPPNLPPQHAQSHLNANGGGSFLENRSNFASSYKRPPILGDFSISDGISGGSSNVVSKLSSTRDSPAPEIRPDAAAALINSPYPVRLSSSHIVTPSAALPPQLQSRGQFGTVNSWTHLSGITSMSHLNMPQIPSQSPGLVPLNLQRHAPVSFLQHNFLPSQEFRPNLLLPSTASVPSQAKVPPPNYGYLQGHGPSIGLASSNLVPGGRPPNSGAVGPLSTLFSSLVAQGVISLTKQDSVVVDFDPDSLKMRHESAITALYGDLPRQCTTCGLRFKSQEEHSKHMDWHVSRNRTLKTRKTKPSPKWFVSVSMWLHGAEALGTEAVPGFLPAENTVEKEETKELAVPADEDQNACALCGERFDDFYSDEMEEWMYKGAVYMYSPAGSTVGMDRSQLGPIVHAKCKSDSNGIPPEDFTRVEGELVEEGGPKKKLRS; this is translated from the exons ATGGACAATCTTTCAAGATTTCAGAATCCTATGCCTATCAGCAACGGAAGTTTTAACAAGATACCACCAAATCGAAATGATGCCGTTGGCATGAGACCCTCGCCGCAGATAATTCTGGATCGATTTAGGGAAATGGTGAGGGAGAGGGAGGAAGAACTTGGGTTTTTTGGTGGTCTCGGTGAAGAAGCAGTTTCACCTTTAAGTATGGATGAAATTGTACGGTTTTATGAGGTCGTTCTATCAGAGCTTACATTTAATTCCAAGCCCACAATCACTGATCTCACTATGATTGCGGGTGAGCAGAGGGCGCATGCAAAGGGGATTTCTGAAGCTATTTGTTCCCGGATTATCGAG GTTCCTGTCGATCAAAAGCTGCCTGCCTTATACCTTTTGGACAGTATTGTGAAGAACATAGGTAAAGGATATATTTCATACTTCTCTGCCCACTTGCCTGAG GTTTTTTGTGAGGCCTATGCTCAAGTCCACCCCAATATGAACCCTGCAATGCGCCATCTTTTTGGTACATGGTCAGCTGTGTTCCCTGTGTCAGTACTTCGCAAGATTGAGGAACAGTTACAGTTTTCCCCTTCT GTTGGAGCTGAAGGTGCAAGCTTAACTGGTGGTGCAAACCGTGCAACTTCCGGTGTTGATGCGATAAAGAAGTCTCTGCCATCAACGGCCAAGATCATGCGGTCCTCTACTTATAGAACTGGGCATACCGGGTCATTAGTGCCTTCACTTGATGAATTTAGCATCAATAATTCTCCAAGGAGAGTTGCTGTTGGGCCCTCACCATCTAGGTTGGGGATTAATTATGGCCTCAGTGAGGAGGAAAGCAGTGAATGGCAAATGAGAAATTGGCAGGGAAAATCCAATCATCATCTTAAAACTTCTGCTGCGTATAACCATAATAATGATGTTCATCTTCGAGGTCCTAGAGCTTTGATTAGTGCCTATGGAATTGATGAAAGGGAGAAAAAAATGAGCTCCAAACGTCAAAGAGTAGAGCAGTTGGACGCCAATGTTATTGATTCGAAGGGAACTCTTAGGACGTGGCTAAACACCGAAGAAGAAGAATTTGATTGGGAAGATATGACCCCGTCAAACACTAGTGCTCCGTTG CTTGGTCATGGAGCAATGAACAAGATTGCTGGAGTCCTGCCAAATGTTGCTGGCCCTACCGATTTTATAGGCCATATCCCCCCTCCTAATTTACCACCACAGCATGCTCAGAGTCATTTAAATGCCAACGGAGGTGgttcatttttagaaaatagaAGCAATTTTGCTTCTAGTTATAAAAGGCCCCCGATATTAGGTGATTTCTCAATATCAGATGGGATTTCTGGTGGGTCCTCAAATGTTGTATCCAAGCTTAGTTCTACTCGTGACTCTCCAGCTCCTGAGATTCGACCTGATGCTGCTGCAGCTTTAATTAATTCACCATATCCTGTGAGGTTGTCGAGTTCACACATTGTAACCCCAAGTGCTGCTCTTCCCCCACAATTGCAAAGCAGGGGTCAGTTTGGCACAGTTAATTCTTGGACACATTTGAGTGGAATTACAAGCATGTCACATTTGAACATGCCTCAAATTCCCAGTCAGAGTCCTGGATTAGTTCCTTTAAATCTCCAACGTCATGCACCAGTTTCTTTTCTACAACATAATTTTTTGCCATCTCAGGAGTTTAGACCAAATTTGCTCCTGCCTTCTACTGCCTCAGTCCCATCACAGGCAAAAGTACCACCTCCAAACTATGGATACTTACAAGGTCATGGTCCGTCTATTGGTTTGGCCTCTTCTAATCTAGTTCCCGGTGGGCGTCCACCTAACTCTGGAGCCGTGGGGCCGCTTTCGACTTTATTTAGTTCTTTAGTGGCTCAAGGTGTGATATCATTGACAAAGCAG GATTCTGTTGTAGTGGATTTTGATCCAGACAGTCTCAAGATGCGGCATGAATCTGCAATAACTGCTTTATATGGTGATCTGCCCAGGCAATGCACCACATGTGGTCTTCGATTCAAGAGCCAAGAAGAGCACAGCAAGCATATGGATTGGCATGTTAGCAGGAATAGGACATTAAAAACCCGTAAAACAAAGCCTTCTCCCAAGTGGTTTGTAAGTGTAAGTATGTGGCTTCATGGTGCGGAGGCATTGGGGACAGAAGCAGTTCCAGGTTTTTTGCCTGCTGAGAACACCGTTGAAAAGGAGGAGACCAAAGAACTGGCTGTTCCTGCTGATGAGGACCAGAATGCTTGTGCATTATGCGGAGAgcgttttgatgatttttacaGTGATGAGATGGAAGAATGGATGTATAAGGGGGCTGTGTACATGTATTCACCGGCTGGGTCAACAGTAGGAATGGACAGATCGCAGTTAGGTCCCATAGTGCATGCTAAATGCAAGTCTGACTCTAATGGGATTCCACCTGAAGATTTTACAAGAGTTGAAGGG GAATTGGTTGAAGAAGGTGGTCCAAAGAAAAAGCTGAGGAGCTAG